A single Chiroxiphia lanceolata isolate bChiLan1 chromosome 25, bChiLan1.pri, whole genome shotgun sequence DNA region contains:
- the SCUBE3 gene encoding signal peptide, CUB and EGF-like domain-containing protein 3 isoform X1, which translates to MGALQIAGFSILFFLLHSGNTLANKASQDVDECVEGTDNCHIDAICQNTPKSYKCICKSGYTGDGKHCKDVDECEREDNAGCVHECVNIPGNYRCTCYDGFRLAHDGHNCLDLDECSEGNGGCQQTCVNMMGSYECFCREGFFLSDNQHTCIQRPEEGMNCMNKNHGCAHICRETPKGGIACECRPGFELTKNQRDCKLTCNYGNGGCQHTCDDTDQGPKCGCHVKFLLHSDGVTCIGERHFQQHVILETFSNETCAVNNGGCDSKCHDAATGVHCSCPMGFMLQPDRKTCKDIDECRLNNGGCDHICRNTVGSFECSCKKGYKLLINERNCQDIDECSFDRTCDHLCINTPGSFQCLCHKGYTLYGLTHCGDIDECSINRGGCKFGCINTPGSYQCTCPTGCKLHWNKKDCVGMSGQEPPRLVEELEDLGCQAGVPMPCSRTLSSPVNPPMSWEGAGVPRGSLGCASHKCPRLSSPAGACPMELVKCLPGSVPPRATLTCNKTGKKDSCALSCTSKARFLPESDSSYTVSCGTPILRQGGQHRSTNSSQQCLETVTAPVKQKASFKIKDAKCYLHPRAKGKQDEAGKAGAQGGSAPCSDCQVTFVNLKCDSTKKGKGRRARNSPNKEVTRITLEFEAEIKPEEITASCNLHCLRQRVEKKLKSTIKALKKSINQERFLLRFAGMEYEVARKLSVAPERQESCGPGQQRLTGKCVSCSQGTYYHGQTEQCVPCPPGTYQEKEGQLSCDLCPRGDTFGPVGATNITSCTGQCPPGQHSADGFKPCQLCPRGSYQPEVGRALCFPCGGGLTTRHEGALSFQDCDTKVQCSPGHYYNTSVHRCIRCAVGTYQPDFRQNYCIACPGNTTTDFDGSTSVSQCKNRQCGGELGEYTGYIESPNYPGNYPANVECTWNINPPPKRKILIVVPEIFLPSEDECGDVLVMRKNSSPSSITTYETCQTYERPIAFTARSRKLWINFKTSEANSARGFQIPYVTYDEDYEQLVEDIVRDGRLYASENHQEILKDKKLIKAFFDVLAHPQNYFKYTEKHKEMLPRSFIKLLRSKVSSFLRPYK; encoded by the exons ACGTCGATGAATGCGAGCGGGAAGACAACGCGGGCTGCGTCCACGAGTGCGTGAACATCCCCGGCAACTACCGCTGCACCTGCTACGACGGCTTCCGCCTGGCACACGATGGCCACAACTGCTTAG ACCTGGACGAGTGCTCAGAAGGGAACGGCGGGTGCCAGCAGACCTGTGTCAACATGATGGGCAGCTACGAGTGCTTCTGCAGGGAGGGCTTCTTCCTCAGTGACAACCAGCACACCTGCATCCAGCGCCCCGAAG aaGGAATGAACTGCATGAACAAGAACCACGGCTGCGCCCACATCTGCCGGGAGACCCCCAAGGGGGGCATCGCCTGTGAGTGCCGCCCTGGCTTCGAGCTCACCAAGAACCAACGTGACTGCAAAT TGACCTGCAACTACGGGAACGGGGGTTGCCAACACACCTGCGACGACACCGACCAGGGGCCCAAGTGTGGCTGCCACGTCAAGTTCCTGCTCCACTCTGACGGGGTGACGTGCATAG GGGAGAGACACTTCCAGCAACACGTTATCCTTGAGACGTTTTCtaatg AGACGTGTGCTGTGAACAACGGGGGCTGTGACAGCAAGTGTCACGACGCGGCCACGGGCGTCCACTGCAGCTGCCCCATGGGCTTCATGCTCCAGCCTGACAGGAAGACCTGCAAAG ACATTGACGAGTGCCGGCTCAACAACGGCGGCTGTGACCACATCTGCAGGAACACTGTGGGCAGCTTTGAGTGCAGCTGCAAGAAGGGCTACAAGCTGCTCATCAATGAGAGGAACTGCCAAG ACATCGACGAGTGCTCCTTTGATCGGACCTGTGACCACCTCTGCATCAACACCCCCGGCAGCTTCCAGTGCCTCTGTCACAAGGGCTACACGCTGTACGGGCTCACGCACTGTGGAG ACATCGATGAATGCAGCATCAACCGGGGTGGCTGCAAATTCGGCTGCATCAACACACCTGGCAGCTATCAGTGTACCTGTCCCACCGGCTGCAAGCTGCACTGGAACAAGAAGGACTGTGTCGGTATGTCAGGCCAGGAGCCACCACGGCTGGTGGAGGAGTTGGAGGATTTGGGATGCCAGGCTGGTGTCCCCATGCCATGCTCCAGAACCCTCTCCTCCCCAGTGAATCCCCCCATGAGCTGGGAGGGTGCAGGGGTCCCTCGTgggtccctgggctgtgccagccacaAGTGTCCCCGATTGTCATCACCAGCCGGCGCGTGTCCCATGGAGCTGGTGAAATGCCTGCCAGGTTCGGTGCCACCACGGGCCACCCTCACCTGCAACAAGACAGGCAAGAAGGATAGCTGTGCCCTCTCCTGCACCTCCAAGGCACGATTTCTGCCAG AGTCTGACAGCAGCTACACGGTGAGCTGTGGGACCCCCATCCTGCGGCAGGGTGGCCAGCACAGATCCACAAACAGCAGCCAACAGTGCCTCG AGACTGTCACTGCACCAGTCAAGCAGAAGGCCTCCTTCAAGATCAAAGATGCCAAGTGTTACCTGCACCCGCGGGCCAAGGGCAAGCAGGATGAGGCCGGGAAGGCTGGGGCACAAG GCGGTTCGGCCCCTTGCTCTGACTGCCAGGTCACCTTCGTCAACCTCAAGTGCGACTCAACCAAGAAGGGGAAGGGCCGCCGGGCTCGCAACTCCCCCAACAAAGAGGTGACACGCATCACGTTGGAGTTCGAGGCGGAGATCAAGCCGGAGGAGATCACAG CCAGCTGCAACCTGCACTGCCTGCGACAGAGAGTGGAGAAAAAACTGAAGTCGACCATCAAAGCCCTGAAGAAATCCATCAACCAGGAGCGGTTCCTGCTCCGCTTCGCGGGGATGGAGTACGAGGTGGCGCGGAAGCTGAGCGTGGCCCCAGAGCGGCAGGAGAGCTGCGGGCCGGGCCAGCAGCGCCTGACTGGCAAATGTG TCAGCTGCTCGCAGGGAACCTATTACCACGGGCAGACGGAGCAGTGCGTGCCCTGTCCCCCCGGCACCTACCAGGAGAAGGAGGGGCAGCTTTCCTGTGACCTGTGTCCCCGTGGAGACACATTCGGGCCCGTAGGAGCCACCAACATCACCAGCTGCACAG GTCAGTGTCCCCCTGGCCAGCACTCAGCTGATGGCTTCAAGCCCTGCCAGCTGTGTCCCCGTGGGTCCTACCAGCCCGAAGTGGGACGGGCGCTCTGCTTCCCTTGTGGTGGGGGGCTGACCACCCGCCACGAGGGAGCCCTCTCCTTCCAGGACTGCGACACCAAAG TCCAGTGCTCCCCAGGGCACTACTACAACACAAGTGTCCACCGCTGCATCCGCTGCGCCGTGGGCACCTACCAGCCCGATTTCCGGCAGAATTACTGCATCGCCTGTCCCGGCAACACCACCACCGACTTCGACGGCTCCACCTCTGTGTCCCAGTGCAAAA ACCGGCAGTGTGGAGGGGAGCTGGGTGAGTACACGGGCTACATCGAGTCGCCAAACTACCCGGGGAATTACCCTGCCAACGTCGAGTGCACCTGGAACATCAACCCGCCACCCAAGCGCAAGATCCTCATCGTGGTGCCAGAGATCTTCCTCCCCTCTGAGGACGAGTGTGGCGACGTCCTGGTCATGCGGAAAAACT cctccccatCCTCTATCACCACCTATGAGACGTGCCAGACCTATGAGAGGCCCATTGCCTTCACCGCCCGCTCACGGAAACTGTGGATCAACTTCAAAACCAGTGAAGCCAACAGCGCCCGGGGCTTCCAGATCCCCTATGTCACCTATGACG AGGACTATGAGCAGCTGGTGGAGGACATCGTGCGGGATGGCAGACTCTACGCCTCTGAAAACCACCAGGAGATCCTCAAG GACAAGAAGCTCATCAAAGCTTTCTTTGACGTGCTGGCACACCCCCAGAACTACTTCAAGTACACCGAGAAGCACAAGGAGATGCTGCCCCGCTCCTTCATCAAACTCCTCCGCTCCAAAGTCTCCAGCTTCCTTCGGCCTTACAAATag
- the SCUBE3 gene encoding signal peptide, CUB and EGF-like domain-containing protein 3 isoform X4, with protein MGALQIAGFSILFFLLHSGNTLANKASQDVDECVEGTDNCHIDAICQNTPKSYKCICKSGYTGDGKHCKDVDECEREDNAGCVHECVNIPGNYRCTCYDGFRLAHDGHNCLDLDECSEGNGGCQQTCVNMMGSYECFCREGFFLSDNQHTCIQRPEEGMNCMNKNHGCAHICRETPKGGIACECRPGFELTKNQRDCKLTCNYGNGGCQHTCDDTDQGPKCGCHVKFLLHSDGVTCIGERHFQQHVILETFSNETCAVNNGGCDSKCHDAATGVHCSCPMGFMLQPDRKTCKDIDECRLNNGGCDHICRNTVGSFECSCKKGYKLLINERNCQDIDECSFDRTCDHLCINTPGSFQCLCHKGYTLYGLTHCGDIDECSINRGGCKFGCINTPGSYQCTCPTGCKLHWNKKDCVAGACPMELVKCLPGSVPPRATLTCNKTGKKDSCALSCTSKARFLPESDSSYTVSCGTPILRQGGQHRSTNSSQQCLETVTAPVKQKASFKIKDAKCYLHPRAKGKQDEAGKAGAQGGSAPCSDCQVTFVNLKCDSTKKGKGRRARNSPNKEVTRITLEFEAEIKPEEITASCNLHCLRQRVEKKLKSTIKALKKSINQERFLLRFAGMEYEVARKLSVAPERQESCGPGQQRLTGKCVSCSQGTYYHGQTEQCVPCPPGTYQEKEGQLSCDLCPRGDTFGPVGATNITSCTGQCPPGQHSADGFKPCQLCPRGSYQPEVGRALCFPCGGGLTTRHEGALSFQDCDTKVQCSPGHYYNTSVHRCIRCAVGTYQPDFRQNYCIACPGNTTTDFDGSTSVSQCKNRQCGGELGEYTGYIESPNYPGNYPANVECTWNINPPPKRKILIVVPEIFLPSEDECGDVLVMRKNSSPSSITTYETCQTYERPIAFTARSRKLWINFKTSEANSARGFQIPYVTYDEDYEQLVEDIVRDGRLYASENHQEILKDKKLIKAFFDVLAHPQNYFKYTEKHKEMLPRSFIKLLRSKVSSFLRPYK; from the exons ACGTCGATGAATGCGAGCGGGAAGACAACGCGGGCTGCGTCCACGAGTGCGTGAACATCCCCGGCAACTACCGCTGCACCTGCTACGACGGCTTCCGCCTGGCACACGATGGCCACAACTGCTTAG ACCTGGACGAGTGCTCAGAAGGGAACGGCGGGTGCCAGCAGACCTGTGTCAACATGATGGGCAGCTACGAGTGCTTCTGCAGGGAGGGCTTCTTCCTCAGTGACAACCAGCACACCTGCATCCAGCGCCCCGAAG aaGGAATGAACTGCATGAACAAGAACCACGGCTGCGCCCACATCTGCCGGGAGACCCCCAAGGGGGGCATCGCCTGTGAGTGCCGCCCTGGCTTCGAGCTCACCAAGAACCAACGTGACTGCAAAT TGACCTGCAACTACGGGAACGGGGGTTGCCAACACACCTGCGACGACACCGACCAGGGGCCCAAGTGTGGCTGCCACGTCAAGTTCCTGCTCCACTCTGACGGGGTGACGTGCATAG GGGAGAGACACTTCCAGCAACACGTTATCCTTGAGACGTTTTCtaatg AGACGTGTGCTGTGAACAACGGGGGCTGTGACAGCAAGTGTCACGACGCGGCCACGGGCGTCCACTGCAGCTGCCCCATGGGCTTCATGCTCCAGCCTGACAGGAAGACCTGCAAAG ACATTGACGAGTGCCGGCTCAACAACGGCGGCTGTGACCACATCTGCAGGAACACTGTGGGCAGCTTTGAGTGCAGCTGCAAGAAGGGCTACAAGCTGCTCATCAATGAGAGGAACTGCCAAG ACATCGACGAGTGCTCCTTTGATCGGACCTGTGACCACCTCTGCATCAACACCCCCGGCAGCTTCCAGTGCCTCTGTCACAAGGGCTACACGCTGTACGGGCTCACGCACTGTGGAG ACATCGATGAATGCAGCATCAACCGGGGTGGCTGCAAATTCGGCTGCATCAACACACCTGGCAGCTATCAGTGTACCTGTCCCACCGGCTGCAAGCTGCACTGGAACAAGAAGGACTGTGTCG CCGGCGCGTGTCCCATGGAGCTGGTGAAATGCCTGCCAGGTTCGGTGCCACCACGGGCCACCCTCACCTGCAACAAGACAGGCAAGAAGGATAGCTGTGCCCTCTCCTGCACCTCCAAGGCACGATTTCTGCCAG AGTCTGACAGCAGCTACACGGTGAGCTGTGGGACCCCCATCCTGCGGCAGGGTGGCCAGCACAGATCCACAAACAGCAGCCAACAGTGCCTCG AGACTGTCACTGCACCAGTCAAGCAGAAGGCCTCCTTCAAGATCAAAGATGCCAAGTGTTACCTGCACCCGCGGGCCAAGGGCAAGCAGGATGAGGCCGGGAAGGCTGGGGCACAAG GCGGTTCGGCCCCTTGCTCTGACTGCCAGGTCACCTTCGTCAACCTCAAGTGCGACTCAACCAAGAAGGGGAAGGGCCGCCGGGCTCGCAACTCCCCCAACAAAGAGGTGACACGCATCACGTTGGAGTTCGAGGCGGAGATCAAGCCGGAGGAGATCACAG CCAGCTGCAACCTGCACTGCCTGCGACAGAGAGTGGAGAAAAAACTGAAGTCGACCATCAAAGCCCTGAAGAAATCCATCAACCAGGAGCGGTTCCTGCTCCGCTTCGCGGGGATGGAGTACGAGGTGGCGCGGAAGCTGAGCGTGGCCCCAGAGCGGCAGGAGAGCTGCGGGCCGGGCCAGCAGCGCCTGACTGGCAAATGTG TCAGCTGCTCGCAGGGAACCTATTACCACGGGCAGACGGAGCAGTGCGTGCCCTGTCCCCCCGGCACCTACCAGGAGAAGGAGGGGCAGCTTTCCTGTGACCTGTGTCCCCGTGGAGACACATTCGGGCCCGTAGGAGCCACCAACATCACCAGCTGCACAG GTCAGTGTCCCCCTGGCCAGCACTCAGCTGATGGCTTCAAGCCCTGCCAGCTGTGTCCCCGTGGGTCCTACCAGCCCGAAGTGGGACGGGCGCTCTGCTTCCCTTGTGGTGGGGGGCTGACCACCCGCCACGAGGGAGCCCTCTCCTTCCAGGACTGCGACACCAAAG TCCAGTGCTCCCCAGGGCACTACTACAACACAAGTGTCCACCGCTGCATCCGCTGCGCCGTGGGCACCTACCAGCCCGATTTCCGGCAGAATTACTGCATCGCCTGTCCCGGCAACACCACCACCGACTTCGACGGCTCCACCTCTGTGTCCCAGTGCAAAA ACCGGCAGTGTGGAGGGGAGCTGGGTGAGTACACGGGCTACATCGAGTCGCCAAACTACCCGGGGAATTACCCTGCCAACGTCGAGTGCACCTGGAACATCAACCCGCCACCCAAGCGCAAGATCCTCATCGTGGTGCCAGAGATCTTCCTCCCCTCTGAGGACGAGTGTGGCGACGTCCTGGTCATGCGGAAAAACT cctccccatCCTCTATCACCACCTATGAGACGTGCCAGACCTATGAGAGGCCCATTGCCTTCACCGCCCGCTCACGGAAACTGTGGATCAACTTCAAAACCAGTGAAGCCAACAGCGCCCGGGGCTTCCAGATCCCCTATGTCACCTATGACG AGGACTATGAGCAGCTGGTGGAGGACATCGTGCGGGATGGCAGACTCTACGCCTCTGAAAACCACCAGGAGATCCTCAAG GACAAGAAGCTCATCAAAGCTTTCTTTGACGTGCTGGCACACCCCCAGAACTACTTCAAGTACACCGAGAAGCACAAGGAGATGCTGCCCCGCTCCTTCATCAAACTCCTCCGCTCCAAAGTCTCCAGCTTCCTTCGGCCTTACAAATag
- the SCUBE3 gene encoding signal peptide, CUB and EGF-like domain-containing protein 3 isoform X3, with the protein MKGCCPPYPDVDECVEGTDNCHIDAICQNTPKSYKCICKSGYTGDGKHCKDVDECEREDNAGCVHECVNIPGNYRCTCYDGFRLAHDGHNCLDLDECSEGNGGCQQTCVNMMGSYECFCREGFFLSDNQHTCIQRPEEGMNCMNKNHGCAHICRETPKGGIACECRPGFELTKNQRDCKLTCNYGNGGCQHTCDDTDQGPKCGCHVKFLLHSDGVTCIGERHFQQHVILETFSNETCAVNNGGCDSKCHDAATGVHCSCPMGFMLQPDRKTCKDIDECRLNNGGCDHICRNTVGSFECSCKKGYKLLINERNCQDIDECSFDRTCDHLCINTPGSFQCLCHKGYTLYGLTHCGDIDECSINRGGCKFGCINTPGSYQCTCPTGCKLHWNKKDCVGMSGQEPPRLVEELEDLGCQAGVPMPCSRTLSSPVNPPMSWEGAGVPRGSLGCASHKCPRLSSPAGACPMELVKCLPGSVPPRATLTCNKTGKKDSCALSCTSKARFLPESDSSYTVSCGTPILRQGGQHRSTNSSQQCLETVTAPVKQKASFKIKDAKCYLHPRAKGKQDEAGKAGAQGGSAPCSDCQVTFVNLKCDSTKKGKGRRARNSPNKEVTRITLEFEAEIKPEEITASCNLHCLRQRVEKKLKSTIKALKKSINQERFLLRFAGMEYEVARKLSVAPERQESCGPGQQRLTGKCVSCSQGTYYHGQTEQCVPCPPGTYQEKEGQLSCDLCPRGDTFGPVGATNITSCTGQCPPGQHSADGFKPCQLCPRGSYQPEVGRALCFPCGGGLTTRHEGALSFQDCDTKVQCSPGHYYNTSVHRCIRCAVGTYQPDFRQNYCIACPGNTTTDFDGSTSVSQCKNRQCGGELGEYTGYIESPNYPGNYPANVECTWNINPPPKRKILIVVPEIFLPSEDECGDVLVMRKNSSPSSITTYETCQTYERPIAFTARSRKLWINFKTSEANSARGFQIPYVTYDEDYEQLVEDIVRDGRLYASENHQEILKDKKLIKAFFDVLAHPQNYFKYTEKHKEMLPRSFIKLLRSKVSSFLRPYK; encoded by the exons ACGTCGATGAATGCGAGCGGGAAGACAACGCGGGCTGCGTCCACGAGTGCGTGAACATCCCCGGCAACTACCGCTGCACCTGCTACGACGGCTTCCGCCTGGCACACGATGGCCACAACTGCTTAG ACCTGGACGAGTGCTCAGAAGGGAACGGCGGGTGCCAGCAGACCTGTGTCAACATGATGGGCAGCTACGAGTGCTTCTGCAGGGAGGGCTTCTTCCTCAGTGACAACCAGCACACCTGCATCCAGCGCCCCGAAG aaGGAATGAACTGCATGAACAAGAACCACGGCTGCGCCCACATCTGCCGGGAGACCCCCAAGGGGGGCATCGCCTGTGAGTGCCGCCCTGGCTTCGAGCTCACCAAGAACCAACGTGACTGCAAAT TGACCTGCAACTACGGGAACGGGGGTTGCCAACACACCTGCGACGACACCGACCAGGGGCCCAAGTGTGGCTGCCACGTCAAGTTCCTGCTCCACTCTGACGGGGTGACGTGCATAG GGGAGAGACACTTCCAGCAACACGTTATCCTTGAGACGTTTTCtaatg AGACGTGTGCTGTGAACAACGGGGGCTGTGACAGCAAGTGTCACGACGCGGCCACGGGCGTCCACTGCAGCTGCCCCATGGGCTTCATGCTCCAGCCTGACAGGAAGACCTGCAAAG ACATTGACGAGTGCCGGCTCAACAACGGCGGCTGTGACCACATCTGCAGGAACACTGTGGGCAGCTTTGAGTGCAGCTGCAAGAAGGGCTACAAGCTGCTCATCAATGAGAGGAACTGCCAAG ACATCGACGAGTGCTCCTTTGATCGGACCTGTGACCACCTCTGCATCAACACCCCCGGCAGCTTCCAGTGCCTCTGTCACAAGGGCTACACGCTGTACGGGCTCACGCACTGTGGAG ACATCGATGAATGCAGCATCAACCGGGGTGGCTGCAAATTCGGCTGCATCAACACACCTGGCAGCTATCAGTGTACCTGTCCCACCGGCTGCAAGCTGCACTGGAACAAGAAGGACTGTGTCGGTATGTCAGGCCAGGAGCCACCACGGCTGGTGGAGGAGTTGGAGGATTTGGGATGCCAGGCTGGTGTCCCCATGCCATGCTCCAGAACCCTCTCCTCCCCAGTGAATCCCCCCATGAGCTGGGAGGGTGCAGGGGTCCCTCGTgggtccctgggctgtgccagccacaAGTGTCCCCGATTGTCATCACCAGCCGGCGCGTGTCCCATGGAGCTGGTGAAATGCCTGCCAGGTTCGGTGCCACCACGGGCCACCCTCACCTGCAACAAGACAGGCAAGAAGGATAGCTGTGCCCTCTCCTGCACCTCCAAGGCACGATTTCTGCCAG AGTCTGACAGCAGCTACACGGTGAGCTGTGGGACCCCCATCCTGCGGCAGGGTGGCCAGCACAGATCCACAAACAGCAGCCAACAGTGCCTCG AGACTGTCACTGCACCAGTCAAGCAGAAGGCCTCCTTCAAGATCAAAGATGCCAAGTGTTACCTGCACCCGCGGGCCAAGGGCAAGCAGGATGAGGCCGGGAAGGCTGGGGCACAAG GCGGTTCGGCCCCTTGCTCTGACTGCCAGGTCACCTTCGTCAACCTCAAGTGCGACTCAACCAAGAAGGGGAAGGGCCGCCGGGCTCGCAACTCCCCCAACAAAGAGGTGACACGCATCACGTTGGAGTTCGAGGCGGAGATCAAGCCGGAGGAGATCACAG CCAGCTGCAACCTGCACTGCCTGCGACAGAGAGTGGAGAAAAAACTGAAGTCGACCATCAAAGCCCTGAAGAAATCCATCAACCAGGAGCGGTTCCTGCTCCGCTTCGCGGGGATGGAGTACGAGGTGGCGCGGAAGCTGAGCGTGGCCCCAGAGCGGCAGGAGAGCTGCGGGCCGGGCCAGCAGCGCCTGACTGGCAAATGTG TCAGCTGCTCGCAGGGAACCTATTACCACGGGCAGACGGAGCAGTGCGTGCCCTGTCCCCCCGGCACCTACCAGGAGAAGGAGGGGCAGCTTTCCTGTGACCTGTGTCCCCGTGGAGACACATTCGGGCCCGTAGGAGCCACCAACATCACCAGCTGCACAG GTCAGTGTCCCCCTGGCCAGCACTCAGCTGATGGCTTCAAGCCCTGCCAGCTGTGTCCCCGTGGGTCCTACCAGCCCGAAGTGGGACGGGCGCTCTGCTTCCCTTGTGGTGGGGGGCTGACCACCCGCCACGAGGGAGCCCTCTCCTTCCAGGACTGCGACACCAAAG TCCAGTGCTCCCCAGGGCACTACTACAACACAAGTGTCCACCGCTGCATCCGCTGCGCCGTGGGCACCTACCAGCCCGATTTCCGGCAGAATTACTGCATCGCCTGTCCCGGCAACACCACCACCGACTTCGACGGCTCCACCTCTGTGTCCCAGTGCAAAA ACCGGCAGTGTGGAGGGGAGCTGGGTGAGTACACGGGCTACATCGAGTCGCCAAACTACCCGGGGAATTACCCTGCCAACGTCGAGTGCACCTGGAACATCAACCCGCCACCCAAGCGCAAGATCCTCATCGTGGTGCCAGAGATCTTCCTCCCCTCTGAGGACGAGTGTGGCGACGTCCTGGTCATGCGGAAAAACT cctccccatCCTCTATCACCACCTATGAGACGTGCCAGACCTATGAGAGGCCCATTGCCTTCACCGCCCGCTCACGGAAACTGTGGATCAACTTCAAAACCAGTGAAGCCAACAGCGCCCGGGGCTTCCAGATCCCCTATGTCACCTATGACG AGGACTATGAGCAGCTGGTGGAGGACATCGTGCGGGATGGCAGACTCTACGCCTCTGAAAACCACCAGGAGATCCTCAAG GACAAGAAGCTCATCAAAGCTTTCTTTGACGTGCTGGCACACCCCCAGAACTACTTCAAGTACACCGAGAAGCACAAGGAGATGCTGCCCCGCTCCTTCATCAAACTCCTCCGCTCCAAAGTCTCCAGCTTCCTTCGGCCTTACAAATag